The nucleotide sequence CAAATTTTTGCAGAGCCACAAAAGCTAAAATAAAAAGTATTGCAATTAAATAGGCTAAATACACTTCCTCTACCCCTTTTTCTATATATTCTTTAATTGTTTACTATAAATAATATGTTGTTTGAAATAAACAGTTGTTATTCCAACCCAGTATCTATAACATCAGGAACCAGGGTTGGCAGCGGAACATCATTATCATCCGAGCCTTTATCATTACTGTAAGAAGAATATTCTACGTAATCTGATCTCCATGTCTGACCAAGCATCTGCCTTAAATCTTCCTGCTGTATAGTATATGGATAACTCAAAACAAGTAAATCATCAAAATTATACATATCATAAAATTCTTTAACTGTAAAGGTATTATAATTTTCACCATTATTATTAAATATTCTGTAATCAACTATATACACATTTTCATAATTATTTAAAAGCCATGTTGAAAAAGCATTTCCAAAAGACTCTTTAATAATACAGATTGATTTGCCATTATCAACGTTAGTATGATAATATTCAAGCGGATTGTCTCCCTCGAGAAAAATAGCATAGTTACCAAAAGCCGGATTAATAAGCTGCATATTCTTTGTTGGTTTGTCCATTTCCATTTCACTATATGACTGTCCTTCAAATTCTACCTTAGGCATATAAAACTCAATTATATCACGGCTGCTGTCCAGCATATTATATCCATCAGTATCTACAGTAACTTTACCCCAAGAACCAAGATAATTATTTATAGTTCTCTTTTCAAATTCATCCAACTCAGAAGCCATATTATCCGAAACACTGCAAAATTCACGATAAGCAAAATATGAACCCAAATGCGTCCAATGATGATCCGTCTTAAAATATATGTACTTATCGGCATTTGACATCATAGCGTTTTCAATATTAATAGGCGTAACATTTGAGTTTAAACTATTATATATGTGTGAAATAGCTGAAAGATAATTTGTTCTAAAACCAAAAGGCGCATAAAACTCCGCCGCAGTGGGAACAACTCCGCAAAATACTCTGACATCAGGCAAATCTTCCGCCATTCCATTCAATATCTCAGCATATTTTTCTCCGCTTTTTTTGGAAATTCCAAGCAGTTCCATACCAAAATAATCGATTCCGTTTTTATTAAAAATGGAAACGCCGTTATACTGTCCATCGTAATTTTCATAACGATATTCATCACTTATTATTGTTCCATTCATCACGTTATTTGACTCAGGCAAATTTCTAATACAAACTATTCTATTTATATCGTCCCAGGTCACTTCGCTGCCGAAAGATTCAGAAATTGCTCTTACCGGAACCAATGTTCTGTCTCCTTCAATCATGGGAGCCGCATCCAAATGTATAACTTTCCCATTTCTAAACATCTCATTATTGTCAATCTGCAATATAATCTCGATATCATCCAATCTAGAAGTTATTATCTCAGTTCCCTCGTCCCATGATACCTCTGCTCCATAAGCTTCAAACACAGTTCTTAATGGAACCATTGTTCTTGAATTTACTATAATAGGATTTTGATCAAATTTCAAAAATGTCCCATCAAAATTAACTGAAATATCACCGCTGGAAGCGGCAGCTGATAGACTTCCAATAATAAATATTAATATCGCAATTAATATAATAGTCTTACAGAATAATTTT is from Monoglobus pectinilyticus and encodes:
- a CDS encoding DHHW family protein, with the protein product MKKLKFGDFLITIIDVKKLFCKTIILIAILIFIIGSLSAAASSGDISVNFDGTFLKFDQNPIIVNSRTMVPLRTVFEAYGAEVSWDEGTEIITSRLDDIEIILQIDNNEMFRNGKVIHLDAAPMIEGDRTLVPVRAISESFGSEVTWDDINRIVCIRNLPESNNVMNGTIISDEYRYENYDGQYNGVSIFNKNGIDYFGMELLGISKKSGEKYAEILNGMAEDLPDVRVFCGVVPTAAEFYAPFGFRTNYLSAISHIYNSLNSNVTPINIENAMMSNADKYIYFKTDHHWTHLGSYFAYREFCSVSDNMASELDEFEKRTINNYLGSWGKVTVDTDGYNMLDSSRDIIEFYMPKVEFEGQSYSEMEMDKPTKNMQLINPAFGNYAIFLEGDNPLEYYHTNVDNGKSICIIKESFGNAFSTWLLNNYENVYIVDYRIFNNNGENYNTFTVKEFYDMYNFDDLLVLSYPYTIQQEDLRQMLGQTWRSDYVEYSSYSNDKGSDDNDVPLPTLVPDVIDTGLE